The following nucleotide sequence is from Bacteroidota bacterium.
TCTACAACTATAAAGTTAACGGAGACCTCTCTTTTTCTGCCTCTGTCTCTACCTTGCTTACGCTTATATGCCTTGTGTTTCTGGTGATGATTGAATGGACCAACCGGAAGTCGCAGGGCACCAGCGCCATCAAAGGCACAGGGGCAGCCTCCATCCCCGTTCAGCGTGGCTTCGCCAGGATTATGTTGATTGGCGGTGCATTATTCTTACTGCTTTTCCTCTTGCTCCCGATTGCAACCGTGATTCTCATATCGTTTGCTGAAGAAGGGAGCTGGACCTTTCAGCTGTTGCCCGAACGGTATACCCTCGCCAATTACACGTCGTTATTTGCAGACCCCAAAATACTGGAGCCAATTCTCAACAGTTTGCGGATGGCAGTGCTTGCTACAATAGGCAACATGATTTTTGGCGTTGCAGCTGCGCTGGTCATTGCAAAAGGGAAAATACGCGCACCCGGACGCGATTTAATTCGTATTCTTGCTGTGCTGCCGTTTGCTATTCCGGGCACCGTCATCGCAGTTAACATGATTGTGACGTTTAATGCGCCTTCTGCGTTGTCTTTTGGACAGATCCTGGTAGGTTCATTCTGGATTTTACCGCTGGCCTACTTCATCCGCCACATTCCTTTTGTTGTACGTGCAACCCTGGCAGCACTCGAAAGCTATGATGATCGGCTGACAGAAGCTTCTGCTGATCTGGGAGCAGGTTTTGGGACAACGTTCCGACACGTTATGTTGCCGCTGATTAGTGGGAGTATTCTGGCAGGCACGCTGCTTACTTTTGTGACGGCACTTGGGGAGTTTGTCTCCTCTATTGTGCTGTACATTTACAGCAATCGCCCCATTAGTGTGGAGATATTGGCCCAACTGCGTCTTTACGAGTTTGGGTCGGCAGCAGCTTATAGTGTGTTTTTGATGCTGCTTATTGGCCTGGCAACCCTGCTGGTGCGCCGGCTGGGGGGGCCAACTTCCGTGCGTAAGGTGTTTTAGGCATTTACCAGCCGAGCCGCTTCTTTTTTGATCGTGAGGGCACCGGTCGCGCGACCATTTTCTGCTTCTGCTTGAGCTCAACCCAAATGGGGCTCACGTCGTGCAGCCACCATTTCAAGGTTACCTCGCTGTTGGGTTCTCTTTCGTAAAACCGGCCCTTTTCCTCCGTAACAATTTTTCCTGTGTAAATATCGGTCCAGCCTTCTGGGCTTGGCGCCAGGATGCCGCGAACCTTTTTGTTGTCTTTGTTAATCAGGAAAATGAATGCAAGATCTGGCTCCTTTACATTGGTTTTGCTGCCAAAGAGCAAAACTTTCTGCGCCTGATAGGTTGCGAGGGCCCGTACCAGTTGTGTCCGGTTTTTGAGGGTAGACAATGCCGCTATGCTTTGTGGCACACGCGTATCGTAGGTGCCAGCTTCAATAATGGCTGACTGTACTTCCAACTGGTCTTCAAGCAGCGCAAGGTCAACTATAGAAGTGTCCAGAGAGGTCTCTTCCGCGCCTTGTTCTGCCGTGAACGATTCTTCCAGCGGTGGAGTTGGCAAATACAACGCCAGGGCTGCTGAGTCTTCAGCAAATACTATTGTCTCTGATGATCCTTGCTGAGGCTCTGGAAGCAGTTCTCCTGTTTCCGTTTCCAGTGCCAGGAGATTTTCAATGACCGTCACATCTTCTGCAGTCCAATCTTCGTCGGATTCAAAATACGGGTTGTGCTTTGCTGTAAAGTGGTCTGAAAATTCTATGGCCAAGGTATCTGTGCGCGCAATTTGGTCGCCGTTTTCGATAGCATCTGATGCTGTTAGCCCTGCTTGCTGCTGTGTTTGCTCGGGAATAGCAGTTGGTTCATATTCCCTGACGGGCGTGGCAGTACTGCCAGATTGGCCTTCTGCCAATACGGGCGGGCCCATGGGGAATGCGGCCTCTGCAGTGTGCTGCTGACCGTTTGCGCGATTTGGCGGCAATTCTGTAAGCGGAATAAGCACCAGCGCAGTGAGGATAACAAGGGTCATTATTGCAGAAAGCGGATTCATCATGGCCTTTATCGGGTTTTCCCGTTTTTCAGGCTTGATGATGTGGCTTTCCCCATACATGGTTACTGTTGGAGAAGGATCGATGAAAGGCAACAGCGCGCCGGCCGCTGGATTGGTTGGTCGCCGAAACGACATGGCCAGGTTGGTTTGGGCGTTGTTTCGAAACTGGTCTGCCAGCGTTCCTGCTTTTTCGAGATGTTGTGATACAATGGTGTCAGCCGGCTCGGCACGCATGAGCGAAGTGCTTTCGGGCAGGCCTTGCTGTAAGGCGCTGGCGAGCTCTGTACCGTCCTGAAACCTGCGCTCAGGTGATTTCTCGAGGCATTTATTGATTAAGTCGCACAACCACGGCGGCGCATCCGGACGGTGATTCCATATGTCTTGGGGCGCTTCATGGATGACCTTCTGTATGAGAGCAAATCCATTGTCATCCATAAAGGGCAGCCGGCCAGTAAGGCTTTCATACAGAATGACGCCGAGGCTGTACAAATCACTGCGTGCATCGAGTTGGGCGCCTTTGGCTTGCTCGGGGCTTATGTAGGCCGGTGTACCGAGCATGCCGCGGGTCAGGCTGCTGTCCTGGTCGATCTGCGCAATCCCAAAATCAGCAATTACTGCGTTCCCGGCACGATCTATAATAACGTTGGCACTTTTGAGGTCGCGGTGCAGAATCTGCTGATGATGCAGATAAGCAAGCGCCTTGGCCATTTGGATGCCCCAGCTAATTGCCAGTGTGATATCGATTTGTCCCGTATGCAGGATGCTATTGGCGAGTGTATCGCCATCAACATATTCCATTGCAATGTAGGGGATGCTTTGCTCGATGCCGGCATCATAGACGGTAACAATATGCGGATGGTTCAAGGTGCCGAGGGCGCGCGCCTCGCGAAGGAAACGCTCTACGAAGACCTCGTTCTGTGCCAGTTCTCGTTTTGGGACCTTAAGGGCAACCTCTCGATTGAGAATGTTATGGTGTGCCAGATAGACCGTACCCATGCCCCCCGAGCCAAGGGTGCGCTCGATGTTATAGCGAGTAAACTGTGGGATTTCGTTCAGATCCTGCATTTCGCAGTAAATCGGCCTTTTAAAGGTGCTCTTTTTGCATGAGCACACAATTCAATGAATAGTTACGGATTACAGATTGGCAGTCTCAAAAGAATTGACTCGTCTCAATTATTTGGAAGGGGGGGAGCATATGAGACGCCATTCGA
It contains:
- a CDS encoding serine/threonine-protein kinase, coding for MQDLNEIPQFTRYNIERTLGSGGMGTVYLAHHNILNREVALKVPKRELAQNEVFVERFLREARALGTLNHPHIVTVYDAGIEQSIPYIAMEYVDGDTLANSILHTGQIDITLAISWGIQMAKALAYLHHQQILHRDLKSANVIIDRAGNAVIADFGIAQIDQDSSLTRGMLGTPAYISPEQAKGAQLDARSDLYSLGVILYESLTGRLPFMDDNGFALIQKVIHEAPQDIWNHRPDAPPWLCDLINKCLEKSPERRFQDGTELASALQQGLPESTSLMRAEPADTIVSQHLEKAGTLADQFRNNAQTNLAMSFRRPTNPAAGALLPFIDPSPTVTMYGESHIIKPEKRENPIKAMMNPLSAIMTLVILTALVLIPLTELPPNRANGQQHTAEAAFPMGPPVLAEGQSGSTATPVREYEPTAIPEQTQQQAGLTASDAIENGDQIARTDTLAIEFSDHFTAKHNPYFESDEDWTAEDVTVIENLLALETETGELLPEPQQGSSETIVFAEDSAALALYLPTPPLEESFTAEQGAEETSLDTSIVDLALLEDQLEVQSAIIEAGTYDTRVPQSIAALSTLKNRTQLVRALATYQAQKVLLFGSKTNVKEPDLAFIFLINKDNKKVRGILAPSPEGWTDIYTGKIVTEEKGRFYEREPNSEVTLKWWLHDVSPIWVELKQKQKMVARPVPSRSKKKRLGW
- a CDS encoding iron ABC transporter permease, whose amino-acid sequence is MLSRRATLLLFVPILLLLLGYVLYPSLRTFVLGADVENYSKMFASWRAANVRALINSVGISLATVLGGGLLGTSLAYFFYRYDFPLRKTLMSIAALPLALPPLVGVLAFLFLYGESGILPRGLKMLFGLEEVPFAFEGLWAVLFVHIYTMYVYFYLFVTAALRGIDGSLLEASAGLGAGAWTTFWRVIAPLLRPALISAALLVFMISMASFTAPLLFAGTENFMTLQIYNYKVNGDLSFSASVSTLLTLICLVFLVMIEWTNRKSQGTSAIKGTGAASIPVQRGFARIMLIGGALFLLLFLLLPIATVILISFAEEGSWTFQLLPERYTLANYTSLFADPKILEPILNSLRMAVLATIGNMIFGVAAALVIAKGKIRAPGRDLIRILAVLPFAIPGTVIAVNMIVTFNAPSALSFGQILVGSFWILPLAYFIRHIPFVVRATLAALESYDDRLTEASADLGAGFGTTFRHVMLPLISGSILAGTLLTFVTALGEFVSSIVLYIYSNRPISVEILAQLRLYEFGSAAAYSVFLMLLIGLATLLVRRLGGPTSVRKVF